A section of the Ictidomys tridecemlineatus isolate mIctTri1 unplaced genomic scaffold, mIctTri1.hap1 Scaffold_450, whole genome shotgun sequence genome encodes:
- the LOC144373648 gene encoding uncharacterized protein LOC144373648 isoform X4: MESEGKTILPRIPGGLHFPHTFLLSTAGKKDGPNLGIQARGESAAHQCSLKPESNRSPETADKECCVECSSALEIHRYSRTQCPWFADPFCHDWQCLAHLADWQCKIGCMGFRMNFPSLIGTP; this comes from the exons atggagTCAGAAGGCAAGACTATACtacccagaatccctgggggccTGCATTTCCCACACACCTTCCTTTTGAGTACTGCTGGG AAGAAAGATGGTCCAAATTTAGGTATCCAAGCTAGGGGAGAGAGTGCAGCTCATCAGTGCTCTCTCAAACCTGAGAGCAACAGGTCTCCAGAGACTGCAGACAAAG agtgCTGTGTGGAGTGCTCCTCAGCCTTAGAGATTCACAGATATTCAAGAACACAGTGTCCATGGTTTGCAG ATCCTTTCTGCCACGATTGGCAATGCCTAGCTCATCTTGCAGATTGGCAATGCAAAATAGGCTGCATGGGATTCAGAATGAA CTTTCCCTCCTTAATTGGTACCCCTTAA
- the LOC144373648 gene encoding uncharacterized protein LOC144373648 isoform X9, translated as MESEGKTILPRIPGGLHFPHTFLLSTAGKKDGPNLGIQARGESAAHQCSLKPESNRSPETADKECCVECSSALEIHRYSRTQCPWFAAFPP; from the exons atggagTCAGAAGGCAAGACTATACtacccagaatccctgggggccTGCATTTCCCACACACCTTCCTTTTGAGTACTGCTGGG AAGAAAGATGGTCCAAATTTAGGTATCCAAGCTAGGGGAGAGAGTGCAGCTCATCAGTGCTCTCTCAAACCTGAGAGCAACAGGTCTCCAGAGACTGCAGACAAAG agtgCTGTGTGGAGTGCTCCTCAGCCTTAGAGATTCACAGATATTCAAGAACACAGTGTCCATGGTTTGCAG CTTTCCCTCCTTAA
- the LOC144373648 gene encoding uncharacterized protein LOC144373648 isoform X1: MVCRSFLPRLAMPSSSCRLAMQNRLHGIQNEASRPGARPRPGASTRDDIPATGYLITLTPTIPCPCCHASLELFAAAKQTPHMATGCHFHCPAAGPHLLLQDEDAHCWTLPVVAAPASELLWCHHHCAALKLPNSRWTPTMPNKAPMSLYFTPHLLPDPYTEAGPLMQLYVASAPARLWSSTLLPPDFNVDTRQ, from the exons ATGGTTTGCAG ATCCTTTCTGCCACGATTGGCAATGCCTAGCTCATCTTGCAGATTGGCAATGCAAAATAGGCTGCATGGGATTCAGAATGAA gccagtcgGCCAGGCGCAAGACCacggcctggagcctccaccagagacgacatcccagctactggttaccttatcactctgacacccactattccatgcccttgctgccatgccagcctggaactcttcgctgcagccaaacagactccccacatggccactggatgccactttcactgtcctgcagctggcccccacttacttctgcaggatgaagatgctcactgctggacactgcctgttgttgctgcccctgcttctgaactcttatggtgccaccaccattgtgcagcactcaaacttccaaactccagatggacacCAACCATGCCCAataaggccccaatgtcattgtactttacaccacacctGCTGCCCGACCCCTATACagaggctggacccctgatgcagcTGTATGTTGCTTCCGcccctgccagactctggagctccaccctgctgccaccagactttaacgtggatactagacagtga
- the LOC144373648 gene encoding uncharacterized protein LOC144373648 isoform X2, protein MESEGKTILPRIPGGLHFPHTFLLSTAGKKDGPNLGIQARGESAAHQCSLKPESNRSPETADKECCVECSSALEIHRYSRTQCPWFAGQSARRKTTAWSLHQRRHPSYWLPYHSDTHYSMPLLPCQPGTLRCSQTDSPHGHWMPLSLSCSWPPLTSAG, encoded by the exons atggagTCAGAAGGCAAGACTATACtacccagaatccctgggggccTGCATTTCCCACACACCTTCCTTTTGAGTACTGCTGGG AAGAAAGATGGTCCAAATTTAGGTATCCAAGCTAGGGGAGAGAGTGCAGCTCATCAGTGCTCTCTCAAACCTGAGAGCAACAGGTCTCCAGAGACTGCAGACAAAG agtgCTGTGTGGAGTGCTCCTCAGCCTTAGAGATTCACAGATATTCAAGAACACAGTGTCCATGGTTTGCAG gccagtcgGCCAGGCGCAAGACCacggcctggagcctccaccagagacgacatcccagctactggttaccttatcactctgacacccactattccatgcccttgctgccatgccagcctggaactcttcgctgcagccaaacagactccccacatggccactggatgccactttcactgtcctgcagctggcccccacttacttctgcaggatga
- the LOC144373648 gene encoding uncharacterized protein LOC144373648 isoform X3, with amino-acid sequence MESEGKTILPRIPGGLHFPHTFLLSTAGKKDGPNLGIQARGESAAHQCSLKPESNRSPETADKECCVECSSALEIHRYSRTQCPWFADPFCHDWQCLAHLADWQCKIGCMGFRMKPVGQAQDHGLEPPPETTSQLLVTLSL; translated from the exons atggagTCAGAAGGCAAGACTATACtacccagaatccctgggggccTGCATTTCCCACACACCTTCCTTTTGAGTACTGCTGGG AAGAAAGATGGTCCAAATTTAGGTATCCAAGCTAGGGGAGAGAGTGCAGCTCATCAGTGCTCTCTCAAACCTGAGAGCAACAGGTCTCCAGAGACTGCAGACAAAG agtgCTGTGTGGAGTGCTCCTCAGCCTTAGAGATTCACAGATATTCAAGAACACAGTGTCCATGGTTTGCAG ATCCTTTCTGCCACGATTGGCAATGCCTAGCTCATCTTGCAGATTGGCAATGCAAAATAGGCTGCATGGGATTCAGAATGAA gccagtcgGCCAGGCGCAAGACCacggcctggagcctccaccagagacgacatcccagctactggttaccttatcactctga
- the LOC144373648 gene encoding uncharacterized protein LOC144373648 isoform X8: MESEGKTILPRIPGGLHFPHTFLLSTAGKKDGPNLGIQARGESAAHQCSLKPESNRSPETADKECCVECSSALEIHRYSRTQCPWFADLKIKTSGLQRWS; encoded by the exons atggagTCAGAAGGCAAGACTATACtacccagaatccctgggggccTGCATTTCCCACACACCTTCCTTTTGAGTACTGCTGGG AAGAAAGATGGTCCAAATTTAGGTATCCAAGCTAGGGGAGAGAGTGCAGCTCATCAGTGCTCTCTCAAACCTGAGAGCAACAGGTCTCCAGAGACTGCAGACAAAG agtgCTGTGTGGAGTGCTCCTCAGCCTTAGAGATTCACAGATATTCAAGAACACAGTGTCCATGGTTTGCAG atctcaaaattaaaacatcagGTTTGCAACGCTGGAGTTAA
- the LOC144373648 gene encoding uncharacterized protein LOC144373648 isoform X5, with protein MESEGKTILPRIPGGLHFPHTFLLSTAGKKDGPNLGIQARGESAAHQCSLKPESNRSPETADKECCVECSSALEIHRYSRTQCPWFADPFCHDWQCLAHLADWQCKIGCMGFRMKSQN; from the exons atggagTCAGAAGGCAAGACTATACtacccagaatccctgggggccTGCATTTCCCACACACCTTCCTTTTGAGTACTGCTGGG AAGAAAGATGGTCCAAATTTAGGTATCCAAGCTAGGGGAGAGAGTGCAGCTCATCAGTGCTCTCTCAAACCTGAGAGCAACAGGTCTCCAGAGACTGCAGACAAAG agtgCTGTGTGGAGTGCTCCTCAGCCTTAGAGATTCACAGATATTCAAGAACACAGTGTCCATGGTTTGCAG ATCCTTTCTGCCACGATTGGCAATGCCTAGCTCATCTTGCAGATTGGCAATGCAAAATAGGCTGCATGGGATTCAGAATGAA atctcaaaattaa
- the LOC144373648 gene encoding uncharacterized protein LOC144373648 isoform X6 → MESEGKTILPRIPGGLHFPHTFLLSTAGKKDGPNLGIQARGESAAHQCSLKPESNRSPETADKECCVECSSALEIHRYSRTQCPWFADPFCHDWQCLAHLADWQCKIGCMGFRMK, encoded by the exons atggagTCAGAAGGCAAGACTATACtacccagaatccctgggggccTGCATTTCCCACACACCTTCCTTTTGAGTACTGCTGGG AAGAAAGATGGTCCAAATTTAGGTATCCAAGCTAGGGGAGAGAGTGCAGCTCATCAGTGCTCTCTCAAACCTGAGAGCAACAGGTCTCCAGAGACTGCAGACAAAG agtgCTGTGTGGAGTGCTCCTCAGCCTTAGAGATTCACAGATATTCAAGAACACAGTGTCCATGGTTTGCAG ATCCTTTCTGCCACGATTGGCAATGCCTAGCTCATCTTGCAGATTGGCAATGCAAAATAGGCTGCATGGGATTCAGAATGAA ATAG
- the LOC144373648 gene encoding uncharacterized protein LOC144373648 isoform X7 encodes MESEGKTILPRIPGGLHFPHTFLLSTAGKKDGPNLGIQARGESAAHQCSLKPESNRSPETADKECCVECSSALEIHRYSRTQCPWFADPFCHDWQCLAHLADWQCKIGCMGFRMK; translated from the exons atggagTCAGAAGGCAAGACTATACtacccagaatccctgggggccTGCATTTCCCACACACCTTCCTTTTGAGTACTGCTGGG AAGAAAGATGGTCCAAATTTAGGTATCCAAGCTAGGGGAGAGAGTGCAGCTCATCAGTGCTCTCTCAAACCTGAGAGCAACAGGTCTCCAGAGACTGCAGACAAAG agtgCTGTGTGGAGTGCTCCTCAGCCTTAGAGATTCACAGATATTCAAGAACACAGTGTCCATGGTTTGCAG ATCCTTTCTGCCACGATTGGCAATGCCTAGCTCATCTTGCAGATTGGCAATGCAAAATAGGCTGCATGGGATTCAGAATGAAGTGA